The segment CATCTTCCCCAAGAAAACAGACTGTCCTGATACCTAGAATCGTCCTATCACCCACAGAGTCCAATCATCCCTTCACTCTCAGAAGGCGCCAGTTTCCGGTTAGAGTATCCTACGCAATGACAATAAACAAAAGTCAAGGCCAAACACTGGCTAAGGTTGCTCTTTACTTGCCCAAACCTGTTTTCACCCATGGTCAACTATATGTGGCACTATCAAGAGTGACCACACCAAAAGGACTGAAAGTTTTGAATATTACCAGACCCAGTGGCTCCACGAGCACCATCGCCAATATCGTCTACAGAGAAGCCTTCAGTGGCTTGCCCCAAACAGCAGGTACGACTCAACGCTGCATAAACCATCATCTGTCTCTTTTCTGTTAAACAAACTATTTACAAAAAACTTGTGTCAGAGGTTGGTTATAAATTAAACATTGCCCGACCAATTAGGCGACACAATTTTCATTCCTAATTGCAGGtttagaagaagatgatgagtgATTCCCATACCTTTCTTTATCTACTTCGATACAATCCAGCAAGGTCAGCAAATTATTATGTCTGATACTTCAACCAATTcataaattgataaaaacctcaccgaataaatattttttgaaacaggAACCGTACCTTCCTCGAAAATTTACAGGGGATATCTAAAACTGGAAAGAAGacgaggttttttttttacaaaaaacaTATCATATATTGTCTGACCATTTAACTAATAAGCGAACAAAGGGCACGGCCCAATTTAATTTCACTGGCGTCTCCAATTTTACCAAGTCAGACGCAAAGCCCATTACAGCCCAAACATATTGAAAACCCGAACTAGCAAAACATACATTTCCAAACTTTGGTCTGTGGCCCACTAAACCACATCGGCAGATGTTTTACGCATTACATCGTCTCTGCCGTTTCATCTTTATACGAAATAGGTTTTAATGGTTATACTTATTTCCCTTTAATCCTCGCCATCTCCCTGCTTGCAAAATTCTCCAAACAAACACCAGTGTCTCTCAACTCTTTTTGTATCCATCTCTTCGTTTACCCACGTTCATAAAATCATGACTCACATAAATTCAacaattaaattttattcattccAAGTATAACTATCTTCCCCTATCTCTCGACCTTCCCAGAAAATGGAACCGTCAATTGAACTTAAATTCTATAAATATGAGAAGCCTGACAGAGCTAATTCTTCAAACCCCTTACTAATTTACTCATATCTTCAACCTAGCAACCTGCTCTCGAAATGTCTTCTTCTCATGCTCTCGGTTCTGAACAACCCCTCCATCACTCAACTTTTGCCGATCTTCAGCTTGGAATATCTTCCCAGTCAATCCTTGCTCGCCTCCTCCGGTATTGGGACTCGCCAAACGTCGACAACCCCAGTGAATCCATGGGAATCACTTTGCTTTTCCTTGATGAGAAGGTATATTCATCTTCCCCCCAAAGGcttcgtatatatatatatatataggtttaattaaactttaaaaaaaatatatatgattaacCTCAACAAATATTTGCCGTAGGATTCAATGCTCAGCGGATTCATTCCTGCAAACCAAGCCGATGACTACCGTTCATCTTTACAAGAGGGTGACGTTTACGAAGTTGCACACTTTGAGGTTGAAAGATGCCCACATCTGTACAAGCTTACGGAAAATACTTTTGTAATCCGGTTCATCGCCCAAACAACTTTGGTTAAATCCATCAGCAATGGTCCTGTTATCAGCTTACAAAAATTCATGCTTCGCAAGCATGACCATCTCCAAATCCTAGCCAACACAAACTTAGAACTCCCAGGTTTGTTTCCATTGTTTTACCAAATTAACTATGAACTTATACTAACagattaaatcataaactccAAAATTTTTCATCAAATGGCAGATGTTGTTGGTCAAATTCAATCTGTCAAAGGTTATGGCCTTACAGACCCTCAAATCATTTCTCCACTTCTCATCCGTTTCCTCATTGAACCGtaagcagaaaaaaaaaactcattttcgACAATTTTCTCCTGAGTCCTCCTAACTGTAACGActgttatataaattaaattacagCACCGTCAAAGTGTACTTGTCTTTATGGGACGATGCGGCAGCAACTTTTAAGGGTATCCTTAATTCAGAGGTTAGAGTCCACACCGTCATGGTGGTCACAACGGTCAACCCAACAAAAATTGGAGGTAAGTTACTTATAAAACTTTTGAACTGAATTTAACAAATAGTTAAACAAGTACTATACATTCTTCAGATAAGCTTTACCTCAACTCCACACCAGCAACCAAATTGTTTTTCTGCTCCAATCTCCCACCCATCACAGAGTTCACTTCAAGGTACAATTCATTTTGTTATTGCCTTAGACAATTTTAAATGTCTACTCAATTAAGTAACCACACCATTCGCTTTCCAGGTTAAGAACTGCAGTGGGCGAAGAGATTCCCAGTTACCACGACAAAACATGGATCAATGACACGCAACTAAGCTCCATTGGAGATCTCAACATGTTCCTCTCCAACACTACCGACCAGGTTCCTAAAACTTTCCAACAAAGCTTTCAATCTCTTACCCATTCAAAGTAtaatagaaaatgaaaattcttTCCTCTTCGTTAAACACAGGCACCTTATTTTATATGCAAAGCACGGATTGTTGAGATCTTGACCAAAAATGGCTGGTTTTATGTCTCATGCACTCGCTgcaacaaaaaaatagaaaattctgCTGCATCTCTCCGCTGCAACCAATGTCTTATCTCCAACGTCACCGGTGTTGTTAGGTAAAAAACTATTCCCCctcatttattaaaaacaacTAGCTATTTCATGCTTTCCGATCAGTAATGTTATTGTAAATTACAGGTACTGTGTTGAATTACTGGTTGATGATGGGAATAATTATGCAACTTTTGTGGTGTTCGACAAGGAGATGCTTAAGCTCACAAACCAAGATGCAGCAACTCTGTTTCTTGATCAGGTTTCTATTTCTTACCCCCTCCCCCATTCCAGACATTTGTAACAATCACTCGAACCTCTTACAAACTGCAGGTCAATCGTGGTGTCAACGAGAACCTTCCACAGTGCATAGCAGACCTTGGCGGGCAAGAATTTCTTTTCCACGTACGTGTCACACCATCCAATCCCACCCCAATCAACCGCACATTCACCGTCGCTGCAGTCAGTCACACTATCAACCCCGAGGTATTATAGTATATACTCACGTCAACATTTTGATCCGACTCAATGTTTAAAAAACCACATCTTTACTTATCTCCAGAATCCCAAGATCAATGAAGACGCATGTGTTGACGTGAAATGTGAGGAAGCATCCACTTCAGCTTCTGCCAGCAAGACGTCAACAGCTGAGGTCAAACAAGGTGGACGCAAGCACCCACGTGATTGAGTGTTGAAAGGAATCAAAAAGTCTTCCCCAACCCTGCTTCTTTAgctttaagaatttttaaattACTATGCATTTCCTATTTCAGACTTTGCCATATTTTCCAGTATTTTTCCAGCTTTTTAAGAAATTCATTCGAACAATGTACCTCACACGAGGCTGacttttttaacattttaatagTTCCAAAAGGGTTGACGTAATATTCACATCGCCTTTACAAAATGGAGAACATACTATTTGCATGAACATCCAGTATATACGTATACCACCACTTTTACTCTACCACTGAACAATAACATTTCAATTACAAATAACTTTACACATCCTTTGGTTCGGTTATCAGCAAATGATATCTAGAGGCGTCTGTGCTCAGACCATGTAGTAATTGTTAACATTCTTCGTGGTAAAAACCACTCAACAATGTAATTACGTTTTAAAGAGGTAAACGTGGAACAACAATATGATACATTCTAGACATCATTTGCTGAAATGGCCATTTTTGTAGTAATAGCCACTCAACTAATATGCATTTTCAACCCTCTTCACTGTTCTTCTTCTTATAAATCTCTCTGCTCCTCCTCTCCTGCACTCCACCACCATCAACGTTTTACACTACAACACCGCAAATATATCTAACAtccccgcgcttgcgcggggctTCGCCCCTAGTCTTATATAATAAAGAAGACTATGCTCTTTCCTCCTTCCTCCACATCAGCATTCAGCATGGGGCAAATTGTATCACCTATCCTCTTTTTTACGTAAgttaatcaaattttttttcttggttctATTTGCTTCTTTGTTTGGTGGACTCTTCCATTAAATCTTCATAACTGGCCCATCTTTTATAAGGTTTTTATCTACTGCAGCCACTCACTCAGCTCCTCCTCCCTCACTCTTCGTCTCCTGAAAATTTTGACCACCTCCTCTTTAATGTCATCCGATTCCATATTACATCTCCTTTAATCTCATCATTTACTTTGAACCCATTACTCATCCCATTATCTCTCAATTAAATCATCAAAGTTAACAGCTTCAAGCTCTTGAGTATAAATGGGTATGGCAGGAATGATCAACCATCAAAGAGAACAAGACACTTTGGAATATGAAGAGTGTATAATAAAGAAGACTATGctctctcctccttcctccacATCAGCATTCAGCATGGGGCAAATTGTGCCACCTGTCCTCTTTTTTACGTAAgttaatcaaattttttttctggGTTCTATTTGCTTCTTTGTTTGGTGGACTCTTCCATTAAATCTTCATAGTTGGCCCATCTTTTATAGGGTTTTTATCTACTGCAGCCACTCACTCAGCTCCTCCTCCCTCACTCTTCGTCTCCTGAAAATTTTGACCACCTCCTCTTTAATGTCATCCGATTCCGTATTACATCTCCTTTAATCTCATCATTTACTTTGAACCCACTACTCATCCCATTATCTCTCAATTAAATCATCAAAGTTAACAGCTTCAAACTCTTGAGTATAAATGGGTATGGCAGGAATGATCAACATCCAAAAAGAACAAGACACTTTGGAATATGAAGAGTGTATAATAAAGAAGACTATGctctctcctccttcctccacATCAGCATTCAGCATGGGGCAAATTGTGCCACCTGTCCTCTTTTTTACGTAAgttaatcaaattttttttctggGTTCTATTTGCTTCTTTGTTTGGTGGACTCTTCCATTAAATCTTCATAGTTGGCCCATCTTTTATAGGGTTTTTATCTACTGCATCCACTCACTCAGCTCCTCCTCCCTCACTCTTCGTCTCCTGAAAATTTTGACCACCTCCTCTTTAATGTCATCCGATTCCGTATTACATCTCCTTTAATCTCATCATTTACTTTGAACCCACTACTCATCCCATTATCTCTCAATTAAATCATCAAAGTTAACAGCTTCAAACTCTTGAGTATAAATGGGTATGGCAGGAATGATCAACATCCAAAGAGAACAAGACACTTTGGAATATGAAGAGTGTATAATAAAGAAGACTATGctctctcctccttcctccacATCAACATTCAGCATGGGGCAAATTGTGCCACCTGTCCTCTTTTTTACGTAAgttaatcaaattttttttctggGTTCTATTTGCTTCTTTGTTTGGTGGACTCTTCCATTAAATCTTCATAACTGGCCCATCTTTTATAGGGTTTTTATCTACTGCAGCCACTCACTCAGCTCCTCCTCCCTCACTCTTCGTCTCCTGAAAATTTTGACCACCTCCTCTTTAATGTCATCCGATTCCGTATTACATCTCCTTTAATCTCATCATTTACTTTGAACCCATTACTCATCCCATTATCTCTCAATTAAATCATCAAAGTTAACAGCTTCAAGCTCTTGAGTATAAATGGGTATGGCAGGAATGATCAACCATCAAAGAGAACAAGACACTTTGGAATATGAAGAGTGATAAGAGAGAGATAGTGACGTCTGTTAAAGCCGGGAGGGGAAGCAATCGTCTCTGGGATTTCTTTTCATTAACGAGTATCGGAGGAGGAGCATTACTTGacataaaagaaaatgaaaaatcttCATCAATGGGATCAAAAGTCTCTGATCCTAGAGGAATTGCAGGTTTTGAACTTGCTGTATGTTCTTAATGTTTTCTTGATTATATGGGTAGGTTCTTTGTTTTAGTTTCGAATTTTAAACAAGTTTACAAGTTTTTGATTGGGTCTGATCTATGAGTTTACAAAGTTTGTGTGTGTGGTTACATAATTGATTAGTTAGTTTGTCTGATGGATTTATGCGAAGTCAGTAAGACAAAACGGAAAAGTTATTGGAGACTTTGGTAATCTCGTCAACATTCCAACCGGAAAGGTTATTATTCTCTTTCTTGTGTATTTATAATCACACATTTTCTtgcaactaatttttttaaaaaaattaaaaattaaaaatgtatcaTATATCCTCAGGATATTGCGAGGAAGGCAGAGGTTGTTGTTATCATCAGCCCTGAAGAATGCAAACAACATGTTACCAAAAGAGGAAGTTTCACAGCAACCCTCTATTAGTATGCTGCAAGTGGTGGACTCAAAGATGTTGTGAATGGCAACATTGATGCTCTTGATGATGGTGACAAACTTGCTGTTGTCGAATACGCTGATGACATTTTCAAGTTTTACAAGAGCATTGAAGAGGAAGGAAGAGACTATATGGGATCACAACCTGAATTAAACATCAAGATGAGATCCATCCTCATTGTAGATATGGGTACCTCATGAGGAAGACAAGGTTGCAAAGGGTGGTCTTGATAAAATGACTCTTGTCGATGTCTGTCTATATAACTATTAGTAAAAAGAACATTCATAATTTTGATTAATTGGTTTTGattgaaatataattttgttgACAGGTTGGTCAAAGGTTCTGTTTAAATCCGATTAAGATCTTtgaaggcaaaaaaaaaaaaaaacttttggaGATAGTTGGAGGTCCCACCCTTTGCGAGAACCCATTCTAGGTATCTCCAAACCAGGTAGTGGCTTCTCACGCCACATTTTGCTGATGCACCCCTTTTAATCATATGAAAGTTTCTAATTGTTTTCAATTTTGTTCTTCAGATACGAGCATTGGAGAAAAGGAACAAAGCTGGAAATTTTGCAAAGAAAATAAAGGCAAAAACGAGAAGAAAGATGCATGACCTCTCCAACCCATTAGAACCTGATGAGTTTGCAGACATGTGGAAGGATGATGAATGATAAAGGTCGATCAAGTCTTTGTTATTTTTGTCTCTACTGTTCCttgttcttttttcttctctccCTCTTATGGATCAAAATGTGTTCTTCTGTTTTCATAGAATTGATAATTTCAGTGAGTAAAAAGTTCATTATTTTGCAATATAAAGTGCTTTTGTATCTTTATTGATGTCTATTTACATAAAGAagtatgtaaaaataaaatgtatcaGGACAAAATAACGACTCAGAGGATTGAACCAATTAGAAGAAGAAATCAACGGGTATTAGCGAGAGCCCAGTTAGCTTCAGTTCCTCTCCTAGGGATGGCATTGATCTTAGTACAAGCATCCACTTGGAAGTTTGCTCCACATATCACACCTTCGCTGTCAATCATCGGCATTGCCTTCATGTTGTTCTCGGGATGTTCAAAACTCTTAAGCCCGATCTCACTATGATACACACTCCCTGCAAAAACCTTAGCCTACGATATTGCAGTGGAGCCACTCAGGATGACGAATCAACACATTAAGTTAAGGAACTAATGTTTGGATAACGACAATCCAGAGGTTCATTACATTGAGGGGTTATATCAGTATATTTTCCACTACAAATCTATCAAATGACTCAACCATCCTTGCCAATCCGCAGATGAGAACTATGACAATGGTACATATTTTCATGATATATTAATGTTGTGCAGAAACAATTTTGAAGAGGAAAAAGAATATTTGAATAAGCTGTCTTCGAAAAATAATCAATATAAATCagatcaataaaaaataatacatacGAACCCGGCGCATAGAGCCGGAAGACCCCTAGTAAACAATAAACGGaatctctaaaactataaaaacgCGGAGCCAAGTAGTCCCTTGCTCGTGCGAGTTCCAAACTTCCGAGCTATCGTTCTCCGATTACAAATATGATAACCTGAGACCATCGCCGGCCTCAGGGACACACTACAGTCTCCGAGAGAGACTAATCCGCCATGACGAAATCGGAAAACTCAACAACTTGTAGCCATTTTTCTTTCGCAAAGATCCAACCGTCCGAGGATGCTGACGCCGATCCCGATTCGTACGCCCTCGAGAAATTCAAGCTCTACGAGACCAGAGCGGTAAGCTATAGCGATTTAGCAATTGAAAACCCCTAAGATTGAGTTTCGTGGATGTGTTCTTATTATATGTGTTTTGGGCAGCAGAGGCTTCAGTGTAACTCTAGTCTCCCATCCTAATCAGGCCTCTTTATGGATGAGAAATTTCATTTCTAGGCTAAGTTTGGATGCTTGCCTCTCTTGTTTTCTGTTAAACAGAGTGCCTTTTTATTCTGTAATTCTTTATCGCAGTTACTTGAAAAGGGGCGTGAATGATTGTGGAAGGGTGGCGAATGATGTTGAAACAGAACAACTTGTTTTTTTTGATGAAGAAGCTGGATCATGCAAGGGAAAAATGACCTCAGTGGTTTAGATGCGAGGATCAATTCCACTCTTGTGGTCGCAAGAGACCTCGAAATTTAGTCCCAAGCCTGATATTTTCTGTGAGAAACTAACGTAACATGCGCCTGTTATCTCTATTAGACGATTCTAACGTGTGTGTTATTGATATTCCTTTTGAAGACCTGGTGAACCGATATGGGAATCCAATTATTGTGCTCAACTTAATCaagattagtttttaaatttaatgtacTTTTAAGCATGAGGCATTGAACACTTCCTTGCAAATATTCATACACTTTAGCGTAATGATTCTCACTTAAAATTTTCAACCATCTTATTAGGCCTTTCACTGGGAACTTTAGGAATGACTAGTAAAACTTGAATCTGGCTTTTTTTAAGCGTTTAGTGGGACGTTATTCCCTATAAGAAAGTAGAAAGATGGTTCATACTTTGGAAAATTAATAGAGATGTTGGTTCAAACCAAACCATGACTTTTTTAGAATTTTCTAGACTTTCTCATCTGCAGTGAGATTCAGCTCAAGAGCCCCAATTGGCTGTTTGGTTCGAGAAAGCCTGAAGAAAGTGGCTCTGCCACAAAACCTGGCGCAGACGATAGTGAGAAAGGTGTGACATCGAGTGAGAGAGTCAACGATTTCTGCAACTTAGACTGGCTTTCTGAGCCCAACGATCATGAAGAAGATATCTTCCAAAGGTACTACTGATTCGCCTTTTCCCTCCCTCTCTGAAATGTAACTTCTTTCCTAATGAACCTTTGAATTTCATTTTTCCCATTGTAATTATGATTGGCAAACTCATCGTTGTATCACACACCCGTAACTATTGACCAAACGATGGTCTAACCACCGCTTGGCATTTTCGTAATCCAAATTTTTTTCTCTAGTTGCATCAAATCACTTGTTGCATTGTATAGGTACATATCGATCACATCAACCAATGAAGCCAATGGTGTTGGTATGGTGGTACTCTCCTTGATGACCAAGATGAAAACAGCGAAATTTACAGACATTATGCTCGGTTCTGTCAGGTTCAGATTCTTTTGCTTTCTGATATACATCTATAGATTAATAGATATCTGTAAGTACAACTCAGAGTTTCATTTCTTTATTATTCGATTTAAACAGTGTCCTGCTATGGAACCGTTTGACAACGATCACGAGTTACAACAGAACTCCGCGGAAGTTCTTCGCATGAACACAGTCGATGTAATGGAcactgaggaagaagaagaagaaactgagATGGAAAAGGCTTTAAATGAATACGCTCAGATCGGTAGCAATCTCGGGATCATTCAAACACAATGCAAATACTTCGCCGGAGATCCTTGTTGGCCATCCAGATGGCGCGTCGGAGATGATAATATCCCAAAGGTCATTTAATCACAACCAGTGATCTTCCCCCACAAGAACATAACGTCTTACACCAGAGACGCTTCTCTGTTGGTTGTATGCTTTACATGAAATCTTATTTTGGGGATTGTGAAAAAGAGTAGGCTCATTTATTTCACTAGAGGTAGAATATTGGAACATCATACATAATATTGAGGAATACACATTCAGGCAAAACTAGTTTCCTTGGCTTCACTCTACAAGTTTCTCCACTTATGTTCATACACACTATTACAAATACAATGATGTTTTTAGGTTTACCTAAAGTAGCATATCTGACTTGGCTGGTAATCTCTTGAAGAAGTTGGCAGGTACTGAAGGCATTCTGCTCCTGAACCGTGGATGGCGCAGCATGAACAGCCCGAGCAAGATCGCAATCACCTGGAACGGTGTGATGTATATAAACACAGCCCATATCAACGAGAAGACGATGAACAAAGCAGTTGCTCTCGGGTCTCTCCAGCTAAGTAAGGCTTGGATCCTCTCTCCTTGTGTCGCCAGGTCGCCCACGACTGTCTGGACTCTGCCACCGACACTCCTTAGCCTATCATACCTCATTCTGACAATGTCTGCAGGTCTGCTTGTCGGGAAAGTGTCAAACTCCTCGTCAAGCTCGTCTGGGTGAGCGTTGTCCGCTTGGGACACACGAGCGTCCATGTGAGGCGGGTGTCTCGGTCTGTACCGGTAGTTCCACATGCCTATCACAAAGAGGTAGAGGAAGATTGTGGGTAAAATCAGTTCTGGGTAGCAGACAAGAATCAGGAACAGAACATGGACGAGACAGGTTGTGATCGGGTTTCTCCATGTGCAGATATCGTTGAACCACTTGCAGACTAGAGTGACCGAGGAGAGAAGCGACATGATTCTGCTGAAATTGGCTTTGCTTCTCCTGAGACTGAACATATGGTAGTCTACATCAAGCATGTACTCCACAACCTCTCGTCTCAGAGGTGGCTCGGACCTTGATAGTCTTGTTGCAACTATTTGCATCGCCTGATGCCTAAGCAAGTCGATATGCCTGACTGGTATCGGTTGAACATAATGCATTTTGGGCAACAACGGTCTTCCGTATTGAGCCATCATGTTAACAAAGGAGATGCAAGTGTACCTCAGAGCTAGCTGAAGCTCACCGTTCTTCTTTAGACCACCGGGCGTAAGAACCAGCAACGGGTAGTAATGAGTGTAAACCCGGTCTGTCTCCAGCGTAGATAGCCTCACTCTAACTTTCCCAATCctctggtccttggagtcaCCACCATCGTTGGTCTGACCATTGTCAAAGACTCCAATTGTTATAACC is part of the Brassica rapa cultivar Chiifu-401-42 chromosome A09, CAAS_Brap_v3.01, whole genome shotgun sequence genome and harbors:
- the LOC103840843 gene encoding uncharacterized protein LOC103840843; protein product: MSSSHALGSEQPLHHSTFADLQLGISSQSILARLLRYWDSPNVDNPSESMGITLLFLDEKDSMLSGFIPANQADDYRSSLQEGDVYEVAHFEVERCPHLYKLTENTFVIRFIAQTTLVKSISNGPVISLQKFMLRKHDHLQILANTNLELPDVVGQIQSVKGYGLTDPQIISPLLIRFLIEPTVKVYLSLWDDAAATFKGILNSEVRVHTVMVVTTVNPTKIGDKLYLNSTPATKLFFCSNLPPITEFTSRLRTAVGEEIPSYHDKTWINDTQLSSIGDLNMFLSNTTDQAPYFICKARIVEILTKNGWFYVSCTRCNKKIENSAASLRCNQCLISNVTGVVRYCVELLVDDGNNYATFVVFDKEMLKLTNQDAATLFLDQVNRGVNENLPQCIADLGGQEFLFHVRVTPSNPTPINRTFTVAAVSHTINPENPKINEDACVDVKCEEASTSASASKTSTAEVKQGGRKHPRD